The Rhizobiaceae bacterium genome contains the following window.
GAACGGGGCGCGCGCGCTCCTGCCCAAGAACAAGGTCAAGCTGCTGCTCAATCTCATCCTCATCGCCAATGCCGCGATTCCGCGCGGCGGCAAGATCGTGGTGACGCTGGAAAATCTTGAGACGCAACCGAAGTTCCGTCTCGCTTCGAGCGGGCCAATGCTTCGCGTGCCCGCCCGTTTCCTCGAACTGCATTCTTCGGGGAAATCCGAGGAGCCGATCGACGCCCATGCCGTGCAGCCCTATTACACGCTGCTGTTGGCGCGCGAGGCAGGCATGACGATCAATATCCACGCAACCCCGGAAGAGGTCGTCCTGACCGCCGAGTGAGCCGGCTCGTCCGATCCAAAACAAAAAAGCCGCCCGAGAGCGGCTTTTTTTCTGTCCAGTTGCGGGTCAGGCGCTTTCGCGCAGATCGTCCGGCTCGCGCAGCACATAGCCGCGGCCCCAGACCGTCTCGATATAGTTCTGGCCGCCCGAAGCCGCATCGAGCTTCTTGCGCAGCTTGCAGATAAAGACGTCGATAATCTTGAGTTCCGGTTCGTCCATGCCGCCATAGAGGTGGTTCAGGAACATTTCCTTGGTCAGCGTGGTGCCCTTGCGCAGCGAGAGCAGCTCCAGCATCTGATATTCCTTGCCGGTCAGGTGCACGCGCTGGCCACCGACCTCGACCGTCTTGGCGTCGAGATTGACGATCAGGTCGCCGGTGGCGATGACGGATTGCGCATGCCCCTTCGAGCGGCGGACGATTGCGTGGATGCGCGCCACAAGCTCGTCCTTGTGAAACGGCTTGGTCATATAGTCGTCCGCGCCGAAACCCAGCCCGCGAACCTTGTCCTCGATTCCGGCCATGCCCGACAGGATCAGGATCGGCGTCTTGACTTTCGAGAGGCGGAGCGTCCGCAGCACCTCGTAGCCGGACATGTCCGGCAGGTTGAGGTCGAGAAGTATTATATCGTAGTCGTACAGTTTGCCGAGATCGACGCCTTCTTCACCAAGGTCGGTGGTATAGACATTGAAACTCTCGGATTTCAGCATCAACTCGATGCTTTGTGCGGTTGCACTGTCATCTTCAATCAGCAGAACGCGCATCTAGATCCCCTTCTTCCGCTCAAGCCCCCCGTTTGTCACATCCCCGGGGGAGAGCAGCCATTGCCGAAGCCGAAGCTGCCACGAAATGGTTAACAAAACCTAATTACTTACGCAACGGCCAGCACCACAATTCAGAAAATTGTTCCATCTCATTGATATAGATGGTTAAAATTGATTCAGAATTTGACGCAACAGCATGAACAACCCTGCGTAAGCGACTCCAAAGACTCCCATCTTCGCCCCCACATGGTAACCGAAATTTTTACGGTGCCTTAAGGGCTTTGCCATAGGATTAACCATCCCTGTAAACGAATGGTTACCGGGCGAGCGATTGTGAAAGATTTTGTTTGTAAAGTTCCGCGGGCCGAACGGCGATTGCGGCCCGGCTGTCCAAAGGGCGGCGCCGGCGTGTTTTCGGAGTATGACGATGAAATCCTCTCGTGAAAATCTGGTCAGGCTGAAGCGCTTTCAAGTCGACGAAAAGCGGCGCCAGCTTGCACAGCTCGATCAGATGATCGCCGAATTCGACCGAATGGCCACCGAGCTGGAGATGCAGGTGGTGGCAGAGGAGAAGAAGGCAGGCATCACGGATGTCAACCATTTCGCCTATCCAACCTTCGCCAAGGCGGCACGGCTGCGCCGCGACAATATAAAAACATCCCAGATGGGCCTGATGGACCAGCGCAAGACGGCGGAAACGCTACTTGCCGAGGCAGAAGCCGACCTCGCCAAGGCGGAGCTTCTGGAATCGCGCGACGGCCGCGGGCGCGACGGCGACCACGATATCCGCAACGCGATGTAAGTCCCAAGCGCCGCCGCGCCGGGAAATGTGGGGCGCAGGTAGCGTTCGCGCGGGGGTTGACCTATATTGCTTTCGGCGCGAAGAGACCGCCGACGAGCGGAACGTGAACACATGAACAGTCTCGATCTTCCAGGGCGTCCGCAGGACACCCGCATCGTGGTTGCGATGTCAGGCGGCGTGGATTCATCCGTTGTCGCCGGACTGCTGCACCGCGAGGGCTATGATGTCGTCGGCGTCACCCTGCAATTGTACGACCACGGCGCTGCGGTCCACCGCACCGGATCGTGCTGCGCGGGGCAGGACATCGCAGATGCGCAGCGCGTGGCCGAAACGCTCGGCATTCCGCATTATGTGCTGAACTATGAATCGCGTTTCCGCGAGGCGGTCATCGATCCTTTCGCGCAGAGCTATGTCTCCGGAGAAACCCCGATCCCCTGCGTTTCCTGCAATCAGACGGTGAAGTTCGCCGACCTGTTGCAGACGGCGCGCGATCTCGGCGCGGATGCGCTTGCGACGGGCCACTATATCCGCAGCAAGGCCAATGGCGCGCACCGCGCACTCTATCGCCCGGTCGATACGGACCGCGACCAGAGCTATTTCCTGTTTGCCACGACGCAGGACCAGATCGACTATCTGAGGTTTCCGCTGGGCGGCATGCCGAAGCCCGCTGTCCGGGCAATCGCGGAAGAGATGGGGCTCGTGGTCGCCGCGAAGCCCGACAGCCAGGACATCTGCTTCGTGCCGCAGGGCAAGTATTACGACATCATCGCCAAGCTGCGCCCGACAGCGGCGACCCCGGGCGACGTGGTGCATATCGACGGGCGCACGCTCGGACGCCATGAAGGCATCCTTCACTATACGATCGGCCAGCGGCGCGGCCTCGGCATCGCCTCCGGCGAGCCCCTCTATGTCGTGCATCTGGATGCCGAGCGCGCCCGGGTGATCGTCGGCCCTCGCGAGGCGC
Protein-coding sequences here:
- a CDS encoding histidine phosphotransferase family protein encodes the protein MADLFNLSAADLAALLCSRVCHDIISPVGAINNGLELLDEGGADEDAMNLIRASARNASARLQFARIAFGAAGSAGMLIDTGDAESVAYSFMKGEKPELVWNGARALLPKNKVKLLLNLILIANAAIPRGGKIVVTLENLETQPKFRLASSGPMLRVPARFLELHSSGKSEEPIDAHAVQPYYTLLLAREAGMTINIHATPEEVVLTAE
- the ctrA gene encoding cell cycle two-component system response regulator CtrA, with protein sequence MRVLLIEDDSATAQSIELMLKSESFNVYTTDLGEEGVDLGKLYDYDIILLDLNLPDMSGYEVLRTLRLSKVKTPILILSGMAGIEDKVRGLGFGADDYMTKPFHKDELVARIHAIVRRSKGHAQSVIATGDLIVNLDAKTVEVGGQRVHLTGKEYQMLELLSLRKGTTLTKEMFLNHLYGGMDEPELKIIDVFICKLRKKLDAASGGQNYIETVWGRGYVLREPDDLRESA
- a CDS encoding flagellar export protein FliJ, producing MKSSRENLVRLKRFQVDEKRRQLAQLDQMIAEFDRMATELEMQVVAEEKKAGITDVNHFAYPTFAKAARLRRDNIKTSQMGLMDQRKTAETLLAEAEADLAKAELLESRDGRGRDGDHDIRNAM
- the mnmA gene encoding tRNA 2-thiouridine(34) synthase MnmA, translating into MNSLDLPGRPQDTRIVVAMSGGVDSSVVAGLLHREGYDVVGVTLQLYDHGAAVHRTGSCCAGQDIADAQRVAETLGIPHYVLNYESRFREAVIDPFAQSYVSGETPIPCVSCNQTVKFADLLQTARDLGADALATGHYIRSKANGAHRALYRPVDTDRDQSYFLFATTQDQIDYLRFPLGGMPKPAVRAIAEEMGLVVAAKPDSQDICFVPQGKYYDIIAKLRPTAATPGDVVHIDGRTLGRHEGILHYTIGQRRGLGIASGEPLYVVHLDAERARVIVGPREALETHRIYLRDVNWLGDVAIDGIPPEGIELYAKVRSTRPPRPAQLHHANGAVWVDLSAGEAGVAPGQACVLYSDDSNEARVFGGGFIERSERSHEAETMLARLRMTSLQGANA